CGGGGTGAGCTCGCCCAGGACGTAGGAGACCGTCACGAGATCGGCGTCGGGGAGCGCGATCCCGGAGCCGATGACGGCCCGCCGCCAGTCCGCTGCGCGGAGCGCGGGGGAGGGGGAGGCCGCCGCGAGCTCCTTGCCGAGCTTGAGGGCCGGCTCCGCCCAGTCCAGGACCGTGGTCTCGCGGGGGCCGTCCCAGGTGGCGTCCACCGCCCAGGTCGCTGCGCCCGTGCCGCCGCCGACGTCCACGTGGGAGCCGGGGGCCCAGCCGGGGGCCGCCTCCGCGAGGCCGTCGAGGGCGGACCGTACGGCCTCGAAGGTGGCCGGCATCCGGTACGCCGCGTACGCCGCCACGTCGGAGCGGTCGCGCAGCACGGGCGCGTCGGTCGGGGTCTGCCCCCGGTAGCTGGCGATGAGCCGCTCGACGGCGGCGGAGGCCTGCTTCGGCGGGAGCCCGTCGAGCAGCCGGCCGAGCGCGCTGCGGAGGGTCTCGGCGGTGGTGGGGGTGGAGGCGGCGTTCACCTGGGAAGTTTACGGCGCCGCTCGCCCTCCCGGGCCTTTGCCCTCCCGGGCCGGGGGGCGGGGTGAAACTCAGCCCGTCCGGCGTTTGAGGATTGGGGTCCCCCCGGACGGAGTCTGGTGGGGGCACCTCCCAGCGGTAGCTGGGGGAGAGGGTCCGGGGCGGAGCCCCGGGTCTTTGAGCCGCGGCGGAGCCCCGGGTCTTTGAGCGGCGCCGGCGATTGAGGTGCGGGTCCGGGGCGGAGCCCGGTTTCGGGAAGGGGCGGGGTGGGGGAACGGCTCCGCGCAGCGGCCCGGCCGCGCCGCCGCCGGCGGGGTCGGCGGGGGTCGGGGGGTTCCGCCGGGGCCGGGCGCGCGCCGGGGCGTCTCCTCGGGCGTCGAACGGTTCGAGGGGTCGGTGGGCCGAGCCGTGGTTGCGTTCGACGCCCTGCGGGGACGCCCCGACACACACCCGACCCCGTCGGAACGGGTGGGCGGCCCCGGCTGAACCGCGCGGTACGGCTAGGCGGTGGCCTCGCGGGACTGCCACGGCCGGCACAGGGTCAGGAAGCAGCCCACCGAGAGGACCGCGCAGACCAGCTGGACCAGGGCCATCGGGACGGCCGTGTCCTCGCCCGCGATGCCGACCAGCGGGGAGGCGATCGCGCCGACCAGGAAGGACGAGGTGCCGATCAGGGCCGAGGCCGAGCCCGCCGCGTGCGGGGTCCGCATCAGGGCCTGGGCGTTGGTGTTGGGCAGGACCACACCCATCGCCGACATCAGGACGAAGAGGGCGGCGGAGATCGGGGCCAGCCCGACCTCTCCGAACACTCCGGTCGACATGAGGAGGAGCGATGTCGCGGCGATCGTGACCACTGCCAGGCCTACGGCCAGCACCTTGTCCAGGCTGACCCGGCCGACCAGCAGCTTGCCGTTGATCTGGCCGACGGCGATCAGGCCGACGGAGTTGAGGCCGAAGAGGAGGCTGAAGGTCTGGGGCGAGGCTCCGTAGATCGCCTGCACCACGAAGGGCGAGGCGGCGATGTACGAGAAGAGGACGGCGAAGGCGAAGCCGCCGGTGAGGGTGTAGCCGGTGAAGACGCGGTCGCCGAGCAGGCCCCGCATGGTCCGCAGCGCCGAGCCGACGCCCCCGGTGTGCCGGCGCTCGGGCGGGAGGGTCTCGTCCAGCTTGCGCCAGACCATCAGGGTGAGGACGAGGCCCACGGCGGTGAGGACGACGAACACCCCGCGCCAGTCGGAGAAGCGCAGGACCTGGCCGCCGATGAGCGGGGCGATGATCGGGGCGGACCCGGATATGAGCATCAGCGTGGAGAAGAACTTCGCCATCTCGACGCCGTCGTACAGGTCGCGTACGACGGCCCGTGCGATGACGATCGCGGCCGCCCCGGCCAGGCCCTGGAGGAGGCGGAAGGCGATCAGGAGTTCGGCGGAGGGGGCGAGGGCGCAGATCGCTGTGGCCAGGACGTAGACGACCATGCCGATGAGCAGCGGCCTGCGGCGGCCCCACTTGTCGCTCATCGGGCCGATGACGAGCTGGCCCAGCGCCATGCCGGCGAGGCAGGCGGTCAGGGTGAGCTGGATGGTCGCGGCCGGGCTGCGCAGGGCGGTGGTGACCTCCGGCAGGGCCGGGAGGTACATGTCCATGGACAGCGGGGGGAGGGCGGTGAGCCCGCCGAGTATGAACGTCACCAGCAGTCCGGTACGGCGTGCGGCCGTCAGGGGTGTGGTGGCGGGGGCGGTGGTGGGGAGCGATTCGGGCGACGCGGCGCCCGGCGGGGCCGTCGAGGGGCCTCTCTCCGACATACGGAAACTCCAGTCCTCTTGTCTGCTTTTCGCACCCCTGACCGACCCATGCTCTCAGCTATCGGAACGTCCCGGGGTCCGAGCCCGGTGTGACGTACCCTGCGGCCCCATGAACGCAAGTGCCAAGAAGATCGCAGTGGTGACCGGCGCCGGCTCCGGGATCGGCCGCTCCGTGGCTCTGACCCTGGCTGCGGCCGGTTGGGCCGTGGCAGTGGCGGGCCGCCGCACCGAGCCGCTGGAGGAGACCGCGAAGGCGGCCGGCGAGGACGCCGACGTGCTGTGCGTACGGGCCGACGTGAGCGACCCGGACGACGTGACTGCGCTGTTCGAGTCGGTTCGCGAGCGGTACGGGCGACTGGACCTGCTGTTCAACAACGCGGGCACCTTCGGTCCCGGCGGGGTGCCGCTGGAGGACATCTCCTACGAGGCGTGGCGCTCGGTCGTGGACGTCAACCTGACCGGCGCCTTCCTGTGCGCGCAGGCCGCCTTCCGCCAGATGAAGGAACAGGACCCGCAGGGCGGCCGGATCATCAACAACGGCTCCATCTCCGCGCACGTACCGCGCCCGAACTCCATCGCCTACACCGCGACCAAGCACGCGATGACCGGCATGACGAAGTCCCTGTCGCTCGACGGGCGTCCGTACCGCATCGCGTGCGGGCAGATCGACATCGGCAACGCGGCGACCGAGATGACCGAGCGGATGCAGACCGGGATCCTCCAGGCCAACGGACAGCTGGCCGTCGAGCCGGTGATGGACGCCGCCGACGTGGCGCGCACCGTACTGCACATGGCGGAGCTGCCGCTGGAGGCGAACGTGCAGTTCGCGACGGTGATGGCGACGACGATGCCGTACATCGGGCGGGGCTGAACAACCTCGTTGCGACCGCGGGGGCCGCAACCGATCATGACCGCATGAACCATGTTGAGGTACTGCACTACACCGCCTTCTCCCACGACCCGGAAGGCGGCAACCCCGCCGGAGTCGTCCTCGACGCCGCCGGGCTCGACGATGCCGCCATGCTGGAGATCGCCGCCAAGCTGGGTTACAGCGAGACGGCCTTCCTGACCGCCCCGCCCGAGGGGTTCGGCGGTGAGCCCGGCCGCGCCTTCACCGTGCGCTACTTCAGCCCGCAAGTGGAGGTGCCGTTCTGCGGGCACGCCACGGTGGCCACCGCCGTGGCGCTCGGGGAGCGCATCGGCCCCGGCGAGCTGCTCCTCGCCACCCGGGCGGGGACCGTCCCGGTGACGGTGACCGCGTCGGGCGAGGGCGGCGGCCTGCGGGCCACGCTGACCAGCGTCGAGCCGCACGTCGAGGAGATCGGCGCGGCCGACCTCGCGGAGGCACTGGCCGCACTGGACTGGCCGGAAGCGGACCTGGACCCGGCGTTCCCGCCGCGCATCGCCTACGCCGGAGCCCGCCACCTGGTGCTCGGCGCCGCCACCCGGGCCCGGCTCGCGGACCTCGCGTACGACTTCGCCCGGCTGGAGGCCCTGATGCGGCGCCTCGACCTCGTCACGGTCCAGCTGGTGCACCGGGCGGGCCCGGCGGAGTTCCACGTACGCGACCCCTTCCCGGTCGGCGGCGTCGTCGAGGACCCCGCCACGGGGGCCGCCGCGGCCGCCTTCGGCGCGTACGCCCGCGAGCTGGGCCTGGTCCCGGCGGACGCCGTGCTCACCCTCCACCAGGGCGAGGACATGGGCCGCCCGGGAACGCTCACGGTGGAACTGCGCGCGGGGGACCCCCGGGTCCGCGTGGGCGGCGAGGGCGCGCGTATCGCGTGAGCGCGTACACCGGGGCATGGATCCCCTGCGGCGCCGCTCCTGGGGCTCCGCCCCAGACCCTCTCCCCCAGCTACCGCTGGGAGGTGCCCCCACCAGACTCCGTCCGGGGGGACCCCCACGCCTCACACGCCGGCGAGGCTGGAAGTGCGCTCCGCGCACTCAGCCGCGCCTGTGTTGCGCGGGTCAGGCAGAGGCTTCCGCGCCGCGTACGGGTACCACCAGCGGGGCGCCCGTGCGCGGGTGCGCGAGTACTTCCACCTGCTGTCGGTAGACCCGGCTGAGGAGGGCGTCCTCGAACACCTCGGCCGGCGGCCCGGCCGCGGCGATCCGCCCGTCGTGCAGGACGGCGGCCCGGTCCGCGTAGGCCGCGGCCAGCCCCAGGTCGTGCAGGACGACGACCACCGCGTCCCCGGCCGCGGCCCGCTCCCGGCAGATCCGCAGCACGAGCTCCTGATGGCGTAGGTCCAGCGCGGCGGTGGGCTCGTCGAGCAGGAGCAGCGGGGTGCGTTGGGCCAGTACGCGGGCCAGCGCGACCCGGGCGCGCTCGCCGCCGGAGAGGGCGGAGAAGGGGCGCGCCGCGAAGCCGGTGACCTCGGTGGCGGCCATCGCGGTGGCCACCGCCTCCTCGTCGGCGTCGGCGAAGGCGGTGCCGGCCCAGGGGGCGCGGCCCATCCGGACGACGTCCTCCACGGGGAAGGGGAAGGAGAGCTGGGCCGACTGGGGGAGTACGGAGCGGCGCAGCGCGAGGTCGGGGGCGCTCCAGTCGCCCACCGGGCGCCCGTCGATCCGTACCTCCCCGGAGGCCGCGCGGAGATCGGCGGCGAGGGCGGCCAGCAGGGTGGACTTGCCCGCGCCGTTCGGCCCGACCAGGGCCAGCACCTCGCCGGCGTGCGCGGTGAGGTCGATGCCGGAGAGGACTTCCCGGGCGCCCAGGCGGACGTGCAGGTCCGTCAGCTCGGCGAAGGGGGCGCCGGGGGCGGGGCGGGCGGGGACGGTCCGCCGGGTCCTGGTGAGGAGGCTTGCGAGCTTGCCCGTCGCTCGGCCGGTTGCCTTGCCGCTTGCGTGGCCGGTTGCATTGCCGGTTGCGTTGCCGGTTGTGGGGGTCACGCCCAGCCTCCTTGCTTGCGGCGGGTGCGGCGCAGCAGCCAGAAGAAGAACGGGCTGCCGAGCAGGGCGGTCAGCACACCGAGCGGCAGCTCGGCGGGCTGGGCGAGGGTCCGGGCGGCCAGATCGCCCGCGACCAGGACCACGGCTCCGGCGAGCGCGCTGCCGGGGACCAGGAAACGGTGGCCGGGGCCGTTGGCCATGCGCAGCAGGTGCGGGACGAGCAGGCCGACGAAGGTGATGATTCCGGCCACGGCGACCGCGGCGGCCGTGAGCAGCGCGACGACCAGGATGAGGGCCAGGCGCAGGCGTTCGACGTCGATGCCGAGGTGGCGGGCGGGGCGCTCGCCCAGGGCGAGGAGGTCGAGCTTGCGGGCGTAGAAGGGGGCGACGGCCAGGCCCGCGAGGGCGCAGGGCAGGACGGCGAGCACCTTCGGCCAGGTCGCCTGGGCCAGCGAGCCGAGCTGCCAGAAGGTGATCTGGTTGACCTGGCCGCTGTCCGCGAAGAAGACGAACAGGCCGATGAGGGCGCCCGCGAACGCGTTGACGGCGATGCCGGTGAGGATGAGGGTGACGACCTCGGTGCGCCCGCCGTTGCGGGAGAGCAGGTAGACCGCGGTGACGGTGATCAGGCCCGCGACGAACGCGCAGGCGGTGATGGTCCAGTTGCCGAGGAAGCTCAGGCCGAGCCCGATGGCGGCGACCGCGCCGACGGCGGCGCCCGCCGAGATCCCGATGACTCCGGGCTCGGCGAGGGGGTTGCCGAACACGCCCTGCATGAGGGCGCCCGCGCAGCCGAGACTGGCGCCGACCAGCAGGGCGAGGGTGACGCGGGGGAGGCGTACGTTCCACAGCACGCTCTCCCCGACCCGGTCGAGCGGGGTCCCGCCGAGGCCGATGCGGTGCTGAGCGGAGGCGATGACGTCGCCGAGGGGGATCTCGTACGCGCCGACTCCTGCGGAGAGCAGGGCGAGGACGAACAGGGTCGCGGCCAGGGCGGTGGTGAGGAGCGGGGCCGTGCGTCGGCCGCGCCGCTT
This genomic window from Streptomyces sp. NBC_01351 contains:
- a CDS encoding heme ABC transporter ATP-binding protein encodes the protein MTPTTGNATGNATGHASGKATGRATGKLASLLTRTRRTVPARPAPGAPFAELTDLHVRLGAREVLSGIDLTAHAGEVLALVGPNGAGKSTLLAALAADLRAASGEVRIDGRPVGDWSAPDLALRRSVLPQSAQLSFPFPVEDVVRMGRAPWAGTAFADADEEAVATAMAATEVTGFAARPFSALSGGERARVALARVLAQRTPLLLLDEPTAALDLRHQELVLRICRERAAAGDAVVVVLHDLGLAAAYADRAAVLHDGRIAAAGPPAEVFEDALLSRVYRQQVEVLAHPRTGAPLVVPVRGAEASA
- a CDS encoding PhzF family phenazine biosynthesis protein, which translates into the protein MNHVEVLHYTAFSHDPEGGNPAGVVLDAAGLDDAAMLEIAAKLGYSETAFLTAPPEGFGGEPGRAFTVRYFSPQVEVPFCGHATVATAVALGERIGPGELLLATRAGTVPVTVTASGEGGGLRATLTSVEPHVEEIGAADLAEALAALDWPEADLDPAFPPRIAYAGARHLVLGAATRARLADLAYDFARLEALMRRLDLVTVQLVHRAGPAEFHVRDPFPVGGVVEDPATGAAAAAFGAYARELGLVPADAVLTLHQGEDMGRPGTLTVELRAGDPRVRVGGEGARIA
- a CDS encoding small ribosomal subunit Rsm22 family protein; protein product: MNAASTPTTAETLRSALGRLLDGLPPKQASAAVERLIASYRGQTPTDAPVLRDRSDVAAYAAYRMPATFEAVRSALDGLAEAAPGWAPGSHVDVGGGTGAATWAVDATWDGPRETTVLDWAEPALKLGKELAAASPSPALRAADWRRAVIGSGIALPDADLVTVSYVLGELTPQARTAVVAEAARAGQAVVLIEPGTPEGYLRIREARDQLIAAGLRVAAPCPHDGTCPIEVGQDWCHFSARVSRSSLHRQVKGGSLPYEDEKFSYVAATRFPTEPATSRITRKPQIRKGLVLLELCGPESEGLAKVNVTKRQGDLYKAARDAGWGHAWPPPSPEATD
- a CDS encoding Bcr/CflA family multidrug efflux MFS transporter, translating into MSERGPSTAPPGAASPESLPTTAPATTPLTAARRTGLLVTFILGGLTALPPLSMDMYLPALPEVTTALRSPAATIQLTLTACLAGMALGQLVIGPMSDKWGRRRPLLIGMVVYVLATAICALAPSAELLIAFRLLQGLAGAAAIVIARAVVRDLYDGVEMAKFFSTLMLISGSAPIIAPLIGGQVLRFSDWRGVFVVLTAVGLVLTLMVWRKLDETLPPERRHTGGVGSALRTMRGLLGDRVFTGYTLTGGFAFAVLFSYIAASPFVVQAIYGASPQTFSLLFGLNSVGLIAVGQINGKLLVGRVSLDKVLAVGLAVVTIAATSLLLMSTGVFGEVGLAPISAALFVLMSAMGVVLPNTNAQALMRTPHAAGSASALIGTSSFLVGAIASPLVGIAGEDTAVPMALVQLVCAVLSVGCFLTLCRPWQSREATA
- a CDS encoding FecCD family ABC transporter permease; this encodes MPDPTTAEPNRTPPAGSDGNGGVPGRPRRASNTTTLGPPTPGNVRRPRRRPGARPAPAEPPHPAPLKRRGRRTAPLLTTALAATLFVLALLSAGVGAYEIPLGDVIASAQHRIGLGGTPLDRVGESVLWNVRLPRVTLALLVGASLGCAGALMQGVFGNPLAEPGVIGISAGAAVGAVAAIGLGLSFLGNWTITACAFVAGLITVTAVYLLSRNGGRTEVVTLILTGIAVNAFAGALIGLFVFFADSGQVNQITFWQLGSLAQATWPKVLAVLPCALAGLAVAPFYARKLDLLALGERPARHLGIDVERLRLALILVVALLTAAAVAVAGIITFVGLLVPHLLRMANGPGHRFLVPGSALAGAVVLVAGDLAARTLAQPAELPLGVLTALLGSPFFFWLLRRTRRKQGGWA
- a CDS encoding SDR family oxidoreductase, encoding MNASAKKIAVVTGAGSGIGRSVALTLAAAGWAVAVAGRRTEPLEETAKAAGEDADVLCVRADVSDPDDVTALFESVRERYGRLDLLFNNAGTFGPGGVPLEDISYEAWRSVVDVNLTGAFLCAQAAFRQMKEQDPQGGRIINNGSISAHVPRPNSIAYTATKHAMTGMTKSLSLDGRPYRIACGQIDIGNAATEMTERMQTGILQANGQLAVEPVMDAADVARTVLHMAELPLEANVQFATVMATTMPYIGRG